One window of the Anolis sagrei isolate rAnoSag1 chromosome 5, rAnoSag1.mat, whole genome shotgun sequence genome contains the following:
- the MGST1 gene encoding microsomal glutathione S-transferase 1: protein MLDLTELVDIDVTVAYVWYAVLLIVKMMLMSPLTGFYRTTRKAFANPEDAAGFGKGENAKKFLRTDQDVERVRRVHLNDLENIVPFLFIGFFYSFSGVSLSTALLHYRVFFGSRIFHTISYLIPLPQPCRGVAWFVGFLITFSMVYKLVMVGLSLS from the exons ATGTTGGATCTTACTGAATTAGTGGATATTGATGTGACTGTAGCGTATGTCTGGTATGCAGTCCTCCTCATTGTAAAAATGATGCTGATGAGCCCCTTAACGGGATTCTACAGAACAACCAGAAAG GCCTTTGCTAACCCTGAAGATGCGGCTGGATTTGGTAAAGGGGAGAATGCAAAAAAGTTCTTGAGGACCGATCAAGACGTGGAGCGTGTGCGCAG AGTCCATCTCAACGACCTTGAGAACATTGTCCCATTCCTTTTCATTGGATTCTTCTACTCCTTCAGTGGCGTTTCCCTCTCCACTGCCTTGCTGCATTACAGAGTATTCTTTGGTTCCAGGATCTTCCACACTATTTCCTACCTTATCCCCCTTCCCCAACCCTGCCGGGGTGTGGCTTGGTTTGTGGGGTTCTTAATTACCTTTTCAATGGTGTACAAGCTGGTGATGGTGGGTCTGAGCTTATCATAA